Below is a genomic region from Desulfobacter sp..
AATGTCGTTGAAGTCAAGGTCAACCCATGAAACCGCTTCTCAAGACAGATGAATTCTTGACTGCCGGTCGAGACCAGGTTGGGGGCAAGGCCTATTGTTTAGCAAAGATCCATAACCATGGTATTCGGGTGCCCAAAACCTTGTGCATCCCCTGCACGGTTTATGATGATTATCTTGTCCAGTCCTATCTCAAAGACAGAATTTTTCTTGAAATAAACAAAAAACCACTTGAGCAGATGCGTTGGGAAGAAATATGAAGGGCGTTCAAAATTCTGTGTCAGTTGAATGAAAGCTGATATACTCAGCTAAATAAGGAGAACTGACATGACCGAAGAAAACACCGAATTTGATTTTCAAAAAGCCCTTAAAGGCATCCAGGAAGGTAAACCCTTCACAGGTAAGGGCGGCGTCCTTACATCATTAATCAAAAATCTTGCTGAAGCTGCTCTTGAAGGAGAGTTGGAGTCCCATCTCGGGCAGGAAGTTTCTGCCAACCGCCGTAATGGAAAAAGCAAAAAGACCATTAAATCCCTGGATGGTAAATTTGAGCTAAAACCCCCGCGTGACAGGGCCGGAACCTTCTCTCCACAGATCGTCAAAAAACATCAGACAACGCTCAGCGATGAAATTGAAAGAAAGATAATAGCCCTTTACGGCCTGGGCATGAGTTATAATGATATGGCTTCCCATTTACAGGAAATCTATGGACTTGAGATTTCAAATGCCACTCTGAGCACCATTACCGATAAAATCATCCATACCGTCAAAGAATGGCAGGCCAGGCCGTTGGAAAATGTGTACCCAATCGTATGGCTTGATGCCATACATTATAAAGTACGAGAAAACGGAAAGGTCGGCAGCAAAGCCGTTTACACAATTCTTGGGGTGAATATCGAGGGCCGCAAAGAGGTTCTTGGGCTGTACATATCCGAGAATGAGGGTGCGAACTTCTGGCTGCAGGTGTTAACAGACCTTTCAAACCGAGGGGTAAAAGATATCCTGATTGCCTGTGTTGATGGTCTAAAAGGTTTTCCCGAGGCCATTGAGACCATATTCCCGGACACAGAAGTTCAACTCTGCGTAGTCCACCAGATCCGAAATTCATTGAAATACGTTGGTTCCAAAAATAAAAAGGAATTTATGACAGATCTAAAACGTGTTTATAAAGCGGTCAATAAGGATCTGGCCGAAGAAGAACTGGATATCTTGGAAAATAAATGGAATGACAAATACCCGATTGTGATAAAATCCTGGCGGAACAACTGGGAACGCCTCAGTCATTTCTTTAAATATCCAGAAGAGATTCGACGGATAATATACACCACAAATACCATTGAGGCTGTGCATCGACAGTTTCGAAAACTGACCAAAACAAAGGGATCATTCCCGAACCAGGACAGCCTGTTAAAGCTGCTTTACATGGGGATCCAGAACGCCAGTAAAAAATGGACAATGCCGATTCAAAATTGGTCACTGACAATTTCCCAGTTGGCAATTTTCTTTGAAGGCCGGCTGGATAAAGAGCTGGGAATTTGATAGGGATTTATTTACAGATGGAAAAGATGGTTCCAGGAACTCCACTCCAGCAAAAGTCAACTCCTCCGACGTGGCTGATTGAAGGCCCATTCTCGGACCTGACTTTTACTTCCGCTGGCGCTGAGGCAGATCCAGGAACCGAAACCGTGACACAGAATTCTGAACATTCCCAAATAATTTAAAATCCAAGATCTTATTGCCACATGAGTTGTGTTAATCATTACCGTAAAAAAACGCACAATAATGGTATTAGCTGTCGTTTTTTCTCCTGATCCCCAACCCCAACGTATGGTATGCGGCCATCTTCTATGCATGTGGGTCAAAAATCAAGATTATGCCCTGTTAAATTTCATCTTCACGAATTTAAGAAACCAGGATTATATATTATTTTGTTGACATCTTATTTTGGTAGTCATATTTATTTTTTATGGATTACAACCATCAAACGGTTAAGCAAGCCATTCTGGATCATTGCATGGAAACAGGGATTTCTTTTGATGATTTCTGCAAAATTTGGTCAGCCCAAATAAACGAATACCCGTCAATTTTTGACACCTTTTTCAACACCCCGTTTTCAGAAATATCAAAGGTTGCCAAAGATGCCAGGGTTAAATTATTGATGGACATTTTCACCGAATAGCTCGGATCTCTTTTTTCATAACTCCCTTCCCTGCAAAAGCAGGGTTACACACAAATTAAGTATCCCCTGCCAAAGTACTTGTATTTGCCTGAACCGATTGAGTTCGAATTCTTGTTTACAATAAGCTGGGTACTCTGGAAAGTCTACGAATTTGAGAGACCCGACAAGGATAATTAATCCGAACTCCGGATATGGCACAACACTGGTGCTACCGGAGCCCTCAGGAGGCGTGAGTATCGTTTTCTCAAGGGCATCTCAAAAGGGCGCATTCCCATTTTCCCGGTTATACCGCTGGCACTGGATTGTGCATGTTTGCCATCTGCTTCAGGCAGTTCCAACGCCCTGCTTTATAAAATGATCGCAGCATAATCATTTTTTCTGCATTCTCCCGATACCAAAAGATGCATGGACCTTTAAGACGTAAATTCACGACTCTCCGAATCGAACTTTCAATAGGGTTCTGTTGCAAAAAATTATTAATGTCTGATACAAGTCCGTTTTGGCACTAATTTATTTGCAGAGAGATAGTATGAAAAATGAAAACCCTTTCAAGTGGCGTCATTATGAAAAAGAAATCATCCTGTTGAATGTTCGCTGGTATCTGAGATATCAACTGAGTTACAGGAATCTGGAAGAGATGATGCAAGAACGGGGCTTGTCTGTGGATCACAGTACCATTTACCGATGGGTTCAGCGCTATGCTCCTGAAATGGAAAAGCGAAGCAGGAAGTATCTGCGGCAATCAAATGATTCTTACCGTATTGATGAAACATATATCAAGGTGCGGGGGAAAATGAAGTATCTTTACCGAGCGGTCGATTCCCGTGGAAATACCATCGATTTTCTTCTTCGCAGCAGACGTAATATGGAATCTGCCAAACGATTTTTTAAAAAGATGCTGCGAGCTTCCAATAGCTCCAGACCTCGGGTTCTGAGTGTTGACGGAAATCCTGCATATCCTCCGGCAGTAAAGGCTTTGAAAGAAAAAAAGCTTCTGAATAAGGACTGTATCCTAAGACAGAATAAATATCTGAACAATATTATTGAGCAAGACCACCGGTTTATCAAAAAGCTTGTCAGAGCTGGTATGGGGTTCAAGACATTTCATTCTGCCTGGCGGACGCTAAAAGGTTATGAAATTATGAACATGATCAGAAAAGGACAAGTTAAAAATATCAGGAAGGGAGAAATTTTAAAGCAGAAAGAATTCGTCGAAAATCTGTTTTCTTATGCTGCGTAAATTTTACGCCTGAACGATCTCTTTGTCCTGGAAATATTTTTTGCAACAGAACCGAATTTACCATATGGGGTTGAATTTGAGACCCAGGTTTTTCCCCTGTAAAAACCCCTTAATTTAAATCCCTTGGATTATCCTGTGCTGCCCTGTGAACGTTTGGGTTTTCAAATCCGCAAATCATGCATATTTCTTGACTTTTTTACCGATTACCATTAAAAGGTAGGGTTTAGTATTAAATGTCAACTTATCCCTACACTGGAGGAATAATGGATTATAAAAAAACCTTGAACCTGCCTTCAACCAAGTTTGCAATGAAGGCCAACCTTCCCCAGCGCGAACCTGCCATGATCAAAGCGTGGGAACAAAAAAAGATATATGAAAAACTCAGAGAGCAGTCCAAGGACAAACCCCAATTTATTCTCCATGACGGCCCTCCCTATGCCAATGGTCATCTTCACATGGGCCATGCCATCAATAAAATTTTAAAGGACATCATTATCAGATCCAGGCAGATGAGCGGTTTTGATGCCCCCTATGTACCGGGCTGGGATTGTCACGGACTGCCCATTGAACATAATGTGGACAAGAAACTGGGCAAAAAAAAGAAAGAGATGACCCCGGTGCAGGTCAGGCAGGAATGCCGGGCCTATGCAGCAAAATTCGTGGAAATCCAGAAAGAGGAGTTCAAACGGTTTGGGGTGGCAGGCGAGTGGGATGACCCCTATTTGACCATGAACTATCCCTATGAAGCCAGGATCGCCAAAGAGTGCGGGGAATTTGCCCTGTCAGGGGATATGTTTCTGGGTAAAAAACCCATTTATTGGTGTTGTAATTGTCAGACCGCCCTGGCAGAAGCGGAGATTGAATACCATGACCATACCTCGCCTTTCATCTATGTGAAGTTTCCCTTAAAAGACGAGATCTCTGATCTGATTCCCGGTCTTGACGGCAACACCGTATCCATGGTGATCTGGACCACCACCCCCTGGACCCTGCCGTCCAACCTCGGGGTCTGTCTTCATCCTGATTTTGTCTATTCAGCCGTAAAAACAAAGGATCACGGGGTTTTGATCATGGCCAAAGAACTGGTTGAAACCGTGATGCAGGCCTTTGATATGACCGATTTTCGGGTCTTGGGTGATATGGCTGCCAAGGATCTTGAAAATAAAAAATGTTCCCATCCCATTTACGAGAGGGATTCCCTGATCATCCTGGGAGACCATGTCACCTTAGAGGCCGGTACGGGCTGTGTCCATACCTCACCCGGACACGGGGCGGACGACCATATTGCAGGAAAACGCTATGGCCTGGACTGTTATTCTCCGGTGGAGGACAACGGGGTTTTTTCCAAGGATGTGGAGCTTTTCGGGGGTCAGTTTATTTTTAAGGCCAATGCCGAAATTAACAAGGTTCTTGAAGAAAAAAATGCCTTGATTAAAAATGAAAATCTCTCCCATTCCTATCCCCATTGCTGGCGGTGCAAAAAGCCTGTGATTTACAGGGCCACCCCCCAGTGGTTTATCTCTATGGATAAAATGAAACTCAGGGCCAAAAGCCTTGAAGAGATTAACAATGTCAACTGGATTCCCTCCTGGGGCCGGGAGAGAATTTATGCCATGATCGAACATCGCCCGGACTGGTGTCTGTCACGCCAGCGCTCCTGGGGGGTTCCCATTCCTGTTTTTCATTGCAACGAGTGTAAAAAGGTCTATGTGACCAGAGCGTCTGTGGATAAAATTCATGAGCTGTTCACCCAGTACTCTTCGGATATCTGGTTTGACAAGGATGCGTCCTTTCTCATGCCCGAGGGTGCAACCTGTGAATGCGGTTCAAAAAAATTTACCAAAGACCATAATATCCTGGATGTCTGGTTTGACTCCGGTGTCAGCCATGCAGCGGTTCTTGAAGAAAGAGAAGGCCTTTGCCGGCCTGCGGACATGTACCTTGAAGGATCTGACCAGCACAGGGGATGGTTTCATTCATCCTTGCTGACCGGTGTGGGACGAACCGGCCATGCCCCCTACAAGGCGGTTCTCACCCACGGGTTTGTGGTGGATGAAAAAGGGCATAAAATGTCCAAGTCCGTGGGCAATGTGGTGGCCCCTGAAAAGGTGATCAAGCAGTATGGGGCAGATGTTCTCAGACTATGGGCCGCGTCTGCGGATTACCGCGGGGATGTCAGCATCTCGGACAATATTATCAAACAGCTTTCCGATGCCTATCGCAGGATCAGAAATACCTGCAGGTTTATGCTGGGCAACCTCAACGAGTTCACAACTGCGGACTATCGGCCTGTGGACAAGATGGGCGAGCTGGACCGGTTTATCCTCCACCGGCTTCACACGGTGGTCAAACGGTGTCTGGCAGCCTATGAGGATTATGAATTCCATGTGATCTACCACACCCTGCACAATTTTTGCGTGGTGGATCTGTCCTCATTTTATCTGGATATTATCAAAGACAGGCTTTATACCTCACCTGGAAACTCGGAAGAACGAAAAGATGCCCAGACGGCCATGGCGTTGATCCTGGACGCCCTTGTCCGGATCATGGCACCGATTCTGCCCTTTACCTCAGAAGAAATTTATACCCATATGTCCCTTGAGAACGGACCCAAGGAGAGCATCCACCTGGAAGATATGGTTGTGGTTGACAAGGCATGGGAAAATCAGGAACTTGCCGCCAAATGGGAAAATATCAGG
It encodes:
- a CDS encoding IS256 family transposase, yielding MTEENTEFDFQKALKGIQEGKPFTGKGGVLTSLIKNLAEAALEGELESHLGQEVSANRRNGKSKKTIKSLDGKFELKPPRDRAGTFSPQIVKKHQTTLSDEIERKIIALYGLGMSYNDMASHLQEIYGLEISNATLSTITDKIIHTVKEWQARPLENVYPIVWLDAIHYKVRENGKVGSKAVYTILGVNIEGRKEVLGLYISENEGANFWLQVLTDLSNRGVKDILIACVDGLKGFPEAIETIFPDTEVQLCVVHQIRNSLKYVGSKNKKEFMTDLKRVYKAVNKDLAEEELDILENKWNDKYPIVIKSWRNNWERLSHFFKYPEEIRRIIYTTNTIEAVHRQFRKLTKTKGSFPNQDSLLKLLYMGIQNASKKWTMPIQNWSLTISQLAIFFEGRLDKELGI
- a CDS encoding IS6 family transposase — translated: MKNENPFKWRHYEKEIILLNVRWYLRYQLSYRNLEEMMQERGLSVDHSTIYRWVQRYAPEMEKRSRKYLRQSNDSYRIDETYIKVRGKMKYLYRAVDSRGNTIDFLLRSRRNMESAKRFFKKMLRASNSSRPRVLSVDGNPAYPPAVKALKEKKLLNKDCILRQNKYLNNIIEQDHRFIKKLVRAGMGFKTFHSAWRTLKGYEIMNMIRKGQVKNIRKGEILKQKEFVENLFSYAA
- the ileS gene encoding isoleucine--tRNA ligase produces the protein MDYKKTLNLPSTKFAMKANLPQREPAMIKAWEQKKIYEKLREQSKDKPQFILHDGPPYANGHLHMGHAINKILKDIIIRSRQMSGFDAPYVPGWDCHGLPIEHNVDKKLGKKKKEMTPVQVRQECRAYAAKFVEIQKEEFKRFGVAGEWDDPYLTMNYPYEARIAKECGEFALSGDMFLGKKPIYWCCNCQTALAEAEIEYHDHTSPFIYVKFPLKDEISDLIPGLDGNTVSMVIWTTTPWTLPSNLGVCLHPDFVYSAVKTKDHGVLIMAKELVETVMQAFDMTDFRVLGDMAAKDLENKKCSHPIYERDSLIILGDHVTLEAGTGCVHTSPGHGADDHIAGKRYGLDCYSPVEDNGVFSKDVELFGGQFIFKANAEINKVLEEKNALIKNENLSHSYPHCWRCKKPVIYRATPQWFISMDKMKLRAKSLEEINNVNWIPSWGRERIYAMIEHRPDWCLSRQRSWGVPIPVFHCNECKKVYVTRASVDKIHELFTQYSSDIWFDKDASFLMPEGATCECGSKKFTKDHNILDVWFDSGVSHAAVLEEREGLCRPADMYLEGSDQHRGWFHSSLLTGVGRTGHAPYKAVLTHGFVVDEKGHKMSKSVGNVVAPEKVIKQYGADVLRLWAASADYRGDVSISDNIIKQLSDAYRRIRNTCRFMLGNLNEFTTADYRPVDKMGELDRFILHRLHTVVKRCLAAYEDYEFHVIYHTLHNFCVVDLSSFYLDIIKDRLYTSPGNSEERKDAQTAMALILDALVRIMAPILPFTSEEIYTHMSLENGPKESIHLEDMVVVDKAWENQELAAKWENIRALRAEVTKALEEARTAKLIGHPLDAAVEIKLPKGELADQVANLPEALNDILIVSQAKIVDALEGDVFEGREIEGLAIRVTKAVGEKCERCWRFDTQIGSHADYPTACPRCANALKNILG